In Mytilus edulis chromosome 13, xbMytEdul2.2, whole genome shotgun sequence, a single window of DNA contains:
- the LOC139501928 gene encoding uncharacterized protein, with protein MQSSSLTVGLKEDHQDTITPNISLALYNYLCHNIVGTEEHVKTVRLMNTVRDNLSSNKSLTWITSGSYGEGLEMRGSDLDIMQVRKFIKVNADKQPDFDPSITYLSMDTDDVKPGFTQLRLEYSRSQYILKRCEEHNGKHYFSSALWKGNLLLVGVDKGTTIHGPCITDKTGDIDVAVSLHCKTWISSAVNWITRSSSSWPSHNVTQSILKHGVLFVPIGVHGSQKEDREWRVSFSVAEKLLINTFSHTQLMCYALLKIILKDVIANDSECKDLLCSYFLKTIIFWISEELPSSVWKPDNLIPCFMRCFSRLVYCVEHSVCSHYFIPENNMFENKIEGRARDVLLQKLNTLHSYGWRCILFSDQICNFDVSMWNDVKKIVESRMLHNANGLLEINFELDIFNSELLHNIWCHHFPLKQLYAYYISQRCNILAQRLLLDGAIINNKYQYKQYKSCLSTLLTNVYHDAVSGWLMVASFFYKTKQYRKALHIIRYSISKCTFDKLFFGMTLSNNHCHSLKLLSFNKKSVVYLLKIILVDLIELEVNSTLTPEELLMEGWNKNYSVSSTAYAYFLSVLCHYHLNNVRYCQDSIQDLKLVIGERYLMTDGSSTAEAYTLLGVALQLFGDKESARQAFLQSLEIFPDESYNSASRRLLF; from the coding sequence ACACTATAACACCAAACATATCACTAGCTCTGTATAACTATCTGTGTCATAACATCGTAGGTACAGAAGAACATGTTAAAACAGTCAGATTAATGAACACGGTGAGAGATAATTTGTCAAGTAACAAGTCACTTACATGGATAACAAGTGGAAGCTACGGAGAAGGACTTGAAATGCGAGGAAGTGATTTAGATATAATGCAAGTAAGAAAATTTATTAAGGTGAATGCGGATAAACAACCCGACTTCGATCCAAGTATAACTTATCTGTCCATGGATACAGACGATGTTAAGCCTGGTTTTACTCAATTAAGACTAGAATATAGCAGAAGTCAGTATATTTTGAAACGTTGTGAAGAACATAATGGTAAACATTATTTTTCGAGTGCATTATGGAAGGGAAATTTGTTATTGGTTGGGGTTGATAAAGGCACAACAATTCATGGACCGTGTATAACTGACAAAACAGGAGATATTGATGTTGCCGTATCTTTACATTGTAAAACTTGGATATCTTCTGCTGTAAATTGGATAACAAGATCAAGTAGCTCATGGCCAAGTCATAACGTCACACAAAGTATTTTAAAGCACGGAGTACTTTTTGTACCGATCGGAGTTCACGGATCACAAAAAGAAGATCGAGAATGGCGAGTATCTTTTTCAGTGGCTGAAAAACTTCTAATTAATACATTTTCTCACACCCAATTAATGTGCTATGCTctcttaaaaattattttgaaagatgTTATAGCAAATGATTCTGAATGTAAAGATTTACTGTGTTCATATttccttaaaacaattattttctggaTATCTGAAGAACTACCATCATCTGTATGGAAACCTGATAATCTTATACCTTGTTTTATGCGATGTTTCAGCAGGTTAGTGTATTGTGTAGAGCATTCTGTTTGTTCACATTACTTTATTCcagaaaacaacatgtttgaGAACAAAATAGAGGGCCGTGCTCGTgatgtacttttacaaaaattaaacacGTTACACAGCTATGGTTGGCgatgcattttattttcagatcaaaTATGTAACTTTGATGTATCGATGTGGAATGACGTTAAGAAAATAGTGGAATCCAGAATGTTGCATAATGCTAATGGTTTATTAGAAATTAATTTTGAGTTAGATATATTCAACTCAGAATTGTTACACAACATTTGGTGTCACCATTTTCCACTAAAGCAATTATATGCGTACTACATATCACAGAGGTGTAATATTCTAGCTCAGCGTTTACTACTTGATGGTGCAATTATCAACAATAAATACcaatacaaacagtacaaatCCTGTTTGAGTACTCTGCTAACAAATGTCTATCATGACGCTGTTTCTGGGTGGCTTATGGTAgcttcatttttttacaaaacaaagcaatacaGGAAAGCTTTACACATCATTCGGTATTCTATATCGAAATGTACTTTCGACAAACTGTTCTTTGGAATGACTCTATCAAATAATCATTGCCATTCACTTAAACTGCTGTCATTCAACAAGAAAAGTGTTGTTTATCTTCTGAAAATAATATTAGTAGATCTGATAGAATTAGAAGTGAATTCAACGTTAACACCAGAAGAACTTTTAATGGAGGGAtggaataaaaattattccgtttCATCCACAGCGTATGCATACTTCCTTAGTGTTCTTTGTCATTATCACCTCAATAATGTTAGATATTGTCAGGATTCTATTCAAGATTTGAAACTTGTCATCGGAGAAAGATATTTAATGACAGATGGGAGTAGTACAGCGGAGGCCTACACTTTATTGGGAGTTGCTTTACAATTATTTGGCGACAAGGAATCCGCGCGACAAGCGTTCTTACAGTCTTTGGAAATTTTCCCGGATGAATCGTACAATTCTGCCTCAAGGAgacttttgttttag